Below is a genomic region from Hypomesus transpacificus isolate Combined female chromosome 1, fHypTra1, whole genome shotgun sequence.
ccctcttcccctacctctcttcccctacccctcctcccccctcctctccctccaaccccagtACCTGGCACCTGTGAACTCTCTGACACTGACTAACGTGGAGCCCAggaagactctctctctctccctgcactaATCCACACTCAGTCATAACATGGAAACTCTTCCAGTGGAGAGTCCCTCTCACGGTTGAGGAATAGACCTGCAGCTTGTAACAGGGCACTCAACCCCTTTACACGGAGCAGTCACTGTATCATTCCCACTTTGCCCACAGTAATACTAATATGTTAGCATGCTTGTTAGCAAGAACATGAGTAAACATACTCATGGTCACATGTAATTACCCCATAATCTGTTAAAATATGACGGTTGAAGGTCCGTTACTAAATGTATACCTGTGGTGTCAGGCTTTGGGGTTTGTTAATATTTTGAGATAGTTCCAGATGTTTACAAAATTGTAGTTATTAGACAGTCCAATTAAAACACAAAGAGATTTCTTTCACAACACTATATTTCAGTATATTTTAAGACTTGGCCAGGATGCCAGAGGTAACCAGGCCAATAAGACTGCAGTCACTGTCTTACTTCTTTTATTCGGGAAAGGgtggaaggagagcagaggtcGACTTAAGTGGGGACTTGTGCCTCCAtgcaccccccaaccccccacccctaagGACCCCCAGTCCTGAGGACCCCCAGCCCTGAGGATCCCCGCCCCTAaggacccccctcccctcccccccccaccctcccacccctaaggacccccagccctcctgtgagaggagagggagcctCTTCAGCCACTTCCCTGATCCTGGTGTAGAGAGTCTGGGGTgtcatcctcccctccaccaccaccctttacttgagagccctgcagcTCCCTTGCCCTCTGGGCTGGTTTTAAAAGGACAGTTTTAGAGATGTCCTCTAATCGCCCCACCTCTTCCCTTCATTCACTTGAGTGCCACTGAATAGTCCCAGTGTGTTAAACAAATGGATCATCTTTAACTGTTTGATTGAGTGAGCACAGACTAAAGGGAACTTGAAACCTAATCTGAAGGGGAGCGTAGCCGCTGTGTTTGGCTGATCCTTCAGCCCGTCAGGAGCAGGTAGAAACAAAGGTGACCCCACAGGGGTTAAGGTTCTGACTTCTTGAATAAAGCTTCTGCTGTGTTTGTTTAGAATGGGTCGTTTCAAATGTAAAGCCTGCTCGCAATGTTGGTTTGGCTTCTCTCTggtatggtctctctctcttctctctctctcttctctctctctctcgttgttttggtgttacCGCGGTTCTAACAGGATTTCTCTGCTCTGGTGTCGTGTTGTGGCTAACACCATGTAACTCATGGAAGCTTACACAATCATCTagattatttatattttcagagatttttagttttgtttgtttgttaatgCTAATTTGTTTTTTGTAAATTGTTCTAAAATGACTGACTAatgttatattttattttttttgtacatTCCAGCTCTTCTTGTTGTGGAAACAGAAACGTTTGGGAGCCATATTCGACTAAAAGGGAAGGAAAGTGAATATTACATCTGCATGAACAAGAACGGGAAAATTGTTGGAAAGGTAAGCACCtctttatgtaaaaaaaaaagctgcaTATTTAcatattacatttattaatttagaatACACCTTTCTCCAAattgtaaatatgtatatatctttattttatttttgtatccaCTGAGATGAATATTACACTTAGAAATGCTGTATTAGCAACCCAAGTTCTTGAGAAATTCTAAGAACAAGCTTCTTTTTTCTTATGGTAGCACTTCAAACTGAAACCAATGTCAGCTGTGTTCAACAAGCTTGGCTAAAAGGTTAACAGCTTCCACAGTCAATTTTTTAATAACTGTAAAGTGGATTTAATGGACGTGTCCACGGCACTGTAGATTAGACCTAAAAAATCCCAATGTCAGTTAGATTAACTATCCCTTTAATCCACACAGAAGTTTGAGCGTTTGCAATGCTGTTGCTGTGAAGCTCTGACAAAACCCCTTTGATAGCTCTGGCATCCAGTTATGTAACATGCTCCATCCTTTTGACAGCCGATCAGTCAATTACAGACCATAATCATCATCGTGCTCTGAATGGCTAATGGCCTCGGAAGAAAAGCGCTACTGCAACTTTATGTTCGGTTCACCAGGGGGCGCTAGGCAAATCAACAGCAGTTGGATTAATTAAATCTACACGAAACGTCTGTCAAAGTTCTGTTGTTTTAAGTTTTTCACTTTTGCGTCTCAATTGGCAATGAAATAGCAGGAAACGACTCCTTTAAGATAACCGTGGCAACCAGGCATGACCTGAGATGACCTAGCCAGTCGTCTCACTAGCTAGCTTTTATCCTAGTTCACAAGTTCACGCGTTTCATAGGTCAAACTTCTTACTTGTCTCATACGTTTGTGTTAGGATGTGACAGTTAACACCTCTCTGACACATGTATTTATCAAGGAAGCACCTAAATCTGACATCTTGCACTTCCCCTCGCAGCGCAACGGCAGGAACCAGGAATGTGTGTTCGTGGAGGAGTTCCTGGAAAATAACTACACGGCTCTGGTGTCGGCCAAGTATAAAGGCTGGTACCTGGGCTTCAACAGGAAGGGGAGGCCCAAGAAAGGCTCACGGACCACGcaaacccaacaggaagttcaTTTCATGAAACGCCACCCCAAGGGGAAGGTGGATCCCCTGGAGGAGTTCCGTTTCACCACGGTAACTAAGCGGACACGCAGAGCCCGCCGCTTGAAACCCAAAACAAACTGAAAAGCGACGGATGGACAGCCAAGCACACTGTTTTCCAAGGAGAGCAAAAACTCAATGTTTCTCGCAATAAAACGACGTAAAGACTTCTGCAAAAGAAACGACGACAGGAAAAATTAACAAAACTTTCaaagatgttttatttttatatttcagGAACACTGATAATCTCCCAACTGTTGGATGTTTCTGGGTCATTATAATTGTTATTGTgtgtttactttatttatacTGGACAAACTAAGGACGACAAAAACCTCTTGTCATCGCCATCTTCTGCTTCTCTGAACAGTGAGCTGAAGGCTTATATTTTCGACAATGAGAGGGGAAACAGGAGTTGACTGTTATAAAAATCATCCACTAGAGTTTATTGGAAtacctgttttgtttgtgttaccCCTGACAACATGGATCCCATATTTTCCACTGGAATCAGATGGCATGGAGACGAAAAGGAGAGAGGTGACAGTAGCAGGTCACACAGTCAACTAAGATATCGACATGTGTAGCTTTGAGTGCAATATTTGACagacctccctcctttctctctctttctctgtctctccctccctctctctcagttgaTAACTCCAGCTTGACTCGTGGCCTACTGTAGGTGGAATGCACTGTGCACTATGTGATTTCTTTGACATTTTTGTGCCAACCTATGATTCGGCAGAACCCAACATGCTTTGACTAGCCAGGCATTAGCTGGGGCTGTAGTCTTGTTTAAACACAAGAAAACCCAGTCGACTGTTTTCGGACGACCACAggtctagggggggggggggggggggggggggggtgggaggttgAAGAATTGATTTGTACGGGATGAGTAGGAGCTAAAGCTTAACTCGCTAGTTACTACGTTTTAGACAAGTGTCCGTCCACCCCAGGCTCTACACCAACATCTGCTGGCGTATCCAACTGAGAAATCACAGTGGGGTTTTTGACAGACACGACAACCCTTCAAACAGGAGTTTATGAATTCCAGAATACCAGCATTTAGGATTTGGGAGTAATACTACTATACTCTGACAAACCAGGAGACCCACACTAGACAACACAGCTTGATGCTTTGGTGGAGCAGTATACTCATGAGATGCTACTAACAACATGACACAT
It encodes:
- the fgf24 gene encoding fibroblast growth factor 24 isoform X2, encoding MSLLPSRFIYLCLHFLVLYFQLQESQQSSADFRIYIENHTRNPDDLSRKQIRIYQLYSRTTGKHVQILGKKINANGDDGALLVVETETFGSHIRLKGKESEYYICMNKNGKIVGKRNGRNQECVFVEEFLENNYTALVSAKYKGWYLGFNRKGRPKKGSRTTQTQQEVHFMKRHPKGKVDPLEEFRFTTVTKRTRRARRLKPKTN
- the fgf24 gene encoding fibroblast growth factor 24 isoform X1, which translates into the protein MSLLPSRFIYLCLHFLVLYFQLQESQQSSADFRIYIENHTRNPDDLSRKQIRIYQLYSRTTGKHVQILGKKINANGDDGGKYALLVVETETFGSHIRLKGKESEYYICMNKNGKIVGKRNGRNQECVFVEEFLENNYTALVSAKYKGWYLGFNRKGRPKKGSRTTQTQQEVHFMKRHPKGKVDPLEEFRFTTVTKRTRRARRLKPKTN